Proteins from a single region of Chengkuizengella sediminis:
- a CDS encoding phage integrase N-terminal SAM-like domain-containing protein has product MASIQKRGKETYLLVAEAGNESNGKRNRRTKTVKAKNKTEVKKLLAEFQIEVESGEYIAPEKMKIIDFIEEWKEKYAIKQLASRTFDNYMSQINTRIIPTFGQKRIDQIKTMHLVNFFNDLKKEGKLASGTIHYIHRVLMRENQLLKSLKLKNQSDQFPCLNRYLPN; this is encoded by the coding sequence ATGGCATCAATTCAAAAAAGGGGAAAGGAAACTTACCTATTAGTAGCAGAAGCTGGAAATGAATCTAACGGAAAAAGGAATAGACGAACTAAAACAGTAAAAGCAAAAAATAAAACAGAAGTCAAAAAATTACTTGCGGAATTTCAAATCGAAGTTGAATCTGGTGAGTATATAGCACCAGAGAAAATGAAAATCATTGACTTTATAGAAGAGTGGAAAGAAAAGTACGCTATCAAACAACTTGCCTCAAGAACATTTGATAACTACATGAGTCAAATAAATACAAGAATCATTCCGACTTTTGGTCAAAAAAGAATTGATCAAATAAAAACAATGCACCTAGTTAATTTTTTTAATGACTTAAAAAAAGAAGGGAAATTAGCGAGTGGAACAATACACTATATCCATCGGGTTTTAATGAGGGAAAACCAGTTATTAAAGAGCCTAAAACTAAAAAATCAGTCCGATCAATTTCCATGCCTGAATCGGTATCTACCGAATTAA
- a CDS encoding 2'-5' RNA ligase family protein has translation MNFGIVVFPSKEIQDFSNSHRMRYDPHYKLLPPHITIKKLESFDEQKMDEIAAHLEHVTSNLSPFEITFNRVSNFFPLSNVIYLALEETNRITNLYESINEGMLQEEHPQYPFTPHLTIGQNLNEDEMFDIFANLKNQNIHYRMKVDRVHLLYQLENEVWTAYQSFVLKEEH, from the coding sequence ATGAATTTCGGAATTGTAGTATTTCCAAGTAAAGAGATTCAAGATTTTTCTAACTCTCATCGTATGAGGTATGACCCACATTATAAACTTTTACCTCCTCATATTACCATCAAAAAACTTGAATCATTTGATGAACAAAAAATGGATGAAATTGCAGCTCATCTTGAGCATGTCACTTCTAACTTGTCACCATTTGAAATCACATTTAATCGAGTATCCAACTTTTTCCCATTAAGTAATGTGATTTACCTTGCACTTGAGGAGACGAACAGAATAACAAATTTATATGAAAGTATTAACGAGGGAATGTTACAAGAAGAACATCCTCAATACCCTTTCACACCTCATCTGACAATTGGGCAAAATTTAAATGAAGACGAAATGTTTGATATTTTTGCAAACTTAAAAAACCAAAATATACACTACCGTATGAAAGTGGATCGTGTTCATTTGCTTTATCAGCTTGAGAACGAAGTATGGACTGCATACCAAAGTTTCGTATTAAAAGAAGAACATTAA
- the pyrF gene encoding orotidine-5'-phosphate decarboxylase, with protein MIVAMDYATADEAQSLLNQLKGIPCYLKVGMQLFYAAGPSFVLKLKEQGYKVFLDLKMHDIPNTVKGGAASITRLGVDMFNVHAAGGKKMMESALEGVDQAANHSNPKPLVIGVTQLTSTNVTTLNEEIGITGTVEDSVLQYAKLAQSAGLDGVVASPLEVKNIKEQNGTNFVTVTPGIRPIGSNAGDQSRIMTPKEAFKQGTDYIVIGRPITASDDPRKSVESIIEELK; from the coding sequence ATGATCGTAGCTATGGATTATGCTACAGCTGATGAAGCCCAATCGTTATTAAATCAATTAAAAGGTATTCCTTGTTATTTGAAGGTGGGAATGCAACTGTTTTATGCTGCTGGCCCATCCTTTGTTTTGAAATTAAAAGAACAAGGTTATAAAGTTTTTTTAGATTTGAAAATGCATGATATACCAAATACAGTGAAGGGTGGAGCAGCTAGCATTACTCGACTTGGTGTAGATATGTTTAATGTTCATGCTGCAGGTGGGAAAAAAATGATGGAAAGTGCACTCGAAGGAGTGGATCAAGCTGCAAATCATTCTAATCCTAAACCATTGGTGATCGGTGTAACACAACTTACAAGTACAAATGTAACTACCTTAAACGAAGAGATTGGGATTACTGGAACAGTTGAGGACTCTGTATTGCAATATGCTAAGTTAGCACAGAGCGCAGGTTTAGATGGAGTCGTAGCATCTCCTTTAGAAGTTAAGAACATAAAAGAGCAAAACGGAACAAATTTTGTAACAGTGACCCCAGGTATTCGTCCAATAGGCTCAAATGCAGGGGATCAATCTAGAATCATGACACCAAAGGAAGCATTTAAGCAAGGTACAGATTACATTGTGATTGGAAGACCCATTACGGCTTCTGATGATCCACGTAAGTCAGTTGAAAGTATTATAGAGGAGTTGAAATAA
- a CDS encoding LLM class flavin-dependent oxidoreductase, with translation MIKLSVLDQSPVSEGSNPQEALKNTVKLAQQTEKLGYHRFWVAEHHHTEALAGSSPEILIAHLAANTSKIKIGSGGVMLPHYSSYKVAENFQLLESLHPNRIDLGVGRAPGGMPLSTIALQEGKKRAVHQFPEQIDDLLAYIHDDLDEKHQLAGLKATPLSPTAPELWMLGSSGDSAVLAANKGLPYTFAHFINGQGGSQYVDHYKHTFKSSKYLNKPKNIVAIFVICAESDEKAERIAKSLDLSLLLIEKGGQTRKGIPSIETAESYPYSEFDLERIRQNRKRMIVGSQDSVTHQLLQLRDQYGTDELMVVTITHDFEDKLRSYELLAEAFRL, from the coding sequence ATGATAAAATTAAGTGTTCTGGATCAATCCCCCGTTTCTGAAGGAAGCAATCCACAAGAAGCTCTAAAAAACACAGTAAAGTTAGCTCAACAAACAGAAAAATTAGGTTATCATCGTTTTTGGGTAGCAGAACACCATCATACTGAAGCATTAGCAGGTTCATCTCCAGAAATATTAATAGCACACTTGGCTGCAAACACTTCAAAAATAAAAATAGGTTCAGGTGGGGTCATGTTACCTCATTATAGCTCTTACAAAGTTGCTGAGAACTTTCAATTATTAGAATCACTTCATCCAAATCGCATCGATTTAGGTGTAGGTCGGGCTCCAGGTGGTATGCCATTATCTACAATTGCTTTACAGGAGGGAAAAAAAAGAGCTGTTCATCAGTTTCCTGAACAAATAGATGATTTATTAGCTTACATTCATGATGATTTAGATGAAAAACATCAATTAGCTGGTTTAAAAGCAACACCTTTAAGTCCAACAGCACCAGAACTTTGGATGTTAGGTTCAAGTGGCGATAGTGCAGTTTTAGCAGCAAATAAAGGGTTGCCATATACATTTGCACATTTTATAAATGGACAAGGTGGATCACAGTATGTAGATCATTATAAACACACTTTTAAATCGTCCAAATATCTAAATAAGCCAAAAAACATTGTAGCTATTTTTGTAATTTGTGCAGAAAGTGATGAAAAAGCAGAACGAATTGCAAAAAGTTTAGATTTATCCTTGTTGTTGATTGAAAAAGGGGGGCAAACAAGAAAGGGAATTCCAAGTATAGAAACAGCAGAATCATACCCTTACAGTGAATTTGATTTAGAAAGAATCCGTCAAAATAGAAAACGAATGATTGTGGGTTCACAAGATTCAGTGACTCATCAACTGCTTCAGTTAAGAGATCAATATGGTACAGATGAATTAATGGTAGTCACCATTACTCATGACTTTGAAGATAAACTGCGATCTTATGAATTACTTGCAGAAGCATTTAGATTATAA
- the pyrE gene encoding orotate phosphoribosyltransferase produces MNSQLANQIAQSLLDIGAVNLQPKDPFTWSSGLLSPIYCDNRLTMSYPHIRNSIAEGFVKVIKEKYSDVEVIAGTSTAGIPHAAWVADKLGLPMIYIRDKAKGHGKKNQIEGLLKPDQKVVVIEDLISTGGSSLRAAKAVEEAGGYVQAVIAIFTYQFEKASNAFVEENIQLHTLSNYTALIQIASDMGKVDSEDLELLQSWRHNPDEYMVD; encoded by the coding sequence ATGAATTCTCAGCTAGCAAATCAAATTGCACAATCTCTATTGGACATTGGTGCAGTGAACCTTCAACCAAAGGATCCTTTTACATGGTCTTCAGGTTTGTTGTCTCCTATTTATTGTGATAACCGTTTAACCATGTCATATCCTCATATTAGAAATAGTATTGCTGAAGGATTTGTGAAAGTCATCAAGGAAAAATATTCAGATGTTGAAGTTATCGCTGGTACATCAACTGCAGGTATTCCACATGCAGCTTGGGTAGCAGATAAGTTAGGACTACCTATGATTTATATTCGTGATAAAGCAAAAGGTCATGGAAAGAAAAATCAGATTGAAGGTCTTTTAAAACCTGATCAAAAAGTAGTTGTGATCGAAGATTTAATTTCTACTGGAGGCAGTTCATTAAGAGCTGCAAAAGCAGTAGAAGAAGCGGGGGGATATGTGCAGGCGGTTATAGCCATATTTACTTATCAATTTGAAAAGGCATCGAACGCTTTTGTTGAAGAAAATATTCAATTGCATACCTTATCAAACTATACTGCACTCATTCAAATAGCTTCAGACATGGGCAAAGTGGATAGTGAAGATTTAGAATTACTTCAATCTTGGCGCCACAATCCTGATGAGTATATGGTAGACTAA
- a CDS encoding Yip1 family protein, with protein sequence MDIEQKNEVIESKTVVKLNPWTTIMFKPRATMRYILDTDPGKVFLLICLVMFIDTLIYSIQGFILNSFVIGIFWRSVVVSVIAIPAAYYLLPLLYKWIGDILGGKGTTKEMRYVVGYTYIPSIYSSLIFMFFQIIASFSPELSVLPFVILSISISIWIFIVSLKCLSEAHQFSVWRALSTMIIIWIIIIVSVVLIGFALFTLIALT encoded by the coding sequence TTGGACATCGAACAAAAAAATGAAGTAATTGAATCTAAAACCGTTGTAAAATTAAATCCTTGGACAACAATTATGTTTAAACCCCGTGCTACAATGAGATACATATTAGACACTGATCCAGGTAAAGTGTTTTTGTTGATCTGTTTAGTAATGTTTATAGACACATTAATTTATTCAATTCAAGGCTTTATACTAAATTCATTTGTAATAGGAATATTTTGGCGTTCTGTTGTTGTTTCAGTTATTGCTATACCGGCTGCTTACTATCTACTTCCACTCCTTTATAAATGGATAGGAGATATCTTAGGTGGGAAAGGTACTACAAAAGAGATGCGTTATGTTGTTGGCTATACTTATATCCCATCTATCTACTCATCTTTAATATTTATGTTCTTTCAGATAATTGCATCTTTCTCTCCTGAATTATCAGTTCTACCTTTTGTGATTTTATCTATATCTATTTCAATATGGATATTCATAGTAAGTTTAAAGTGTTTATCTGAAGCTCATCAATTTTCAGTATGGAGAGCGTTAAGTACAATGATAATAATCTGGATAATTATAATAGTATCTGTTGTGTTGATTGGTTTTGCATTATTTACATTGATCGCTTTAACTTAA
- a CDS encoding Gfo/Idh/MocA family protein, which yields MHLGVIIIETRKMKWGVLGCANIAINSVIPGIKKSINNEVTAIASRGKEKALKVASELNIPRAYGSYEELLADPDIEAVYIPLPNHLHKEWTIKAAQVGKHVLCEKPLALNENEASEMIEACEKAKVSLAEAFMYRYHPRYKQLKEIIKSGEIGEIRGIHSVFTFNNAEDMENVRYKQHMGGGSLYDVGCYPISAARFIVENEPEAVTTHAFFSSQHDQVDMMASGLIEFPNQISLTFDCGMWAEFRNSIEIVGSDGKIEVPSAFITMDGKNYLTVTKQGDSKVIEVPDVNQYTLQVDHFAQSVFQNQPLPFPSKDAYYNMKVVSACIESAKARKRIELV from the coding sequence ATGCATTTAGGAGTGATCATAATTGAAACTAGAAAAATGAAATGGGGAGTTTTGGGCTGTGCAAATATAGCTATAAATTCAGTCATCCCTGGTATAAAAAAATCAATAAATAATGAAGTGACGGCTATTGCTAGTCGAGGGAAAGAAAAGGCTTTAAAAGTAGCATCAGAATTGAACATACCAAGAGCATATGGAAGTTATGAGGAATTGTTAGCTGATCCAGACATAGAAGCAGTATACATCCCACTTCCAAACCATTTACATAAAGAGTGGACGATCAAAGCAGCACAAGTAGGTAAACATGTGTTATGTGAAAAACCATTGGCACTAAATGAAAATGAAGCTAGTGAAATGATTGAAGCTTGTGAGAAAGCTAAGGTTAGTCTTGCTGAAGCTTTTATGTATCGATATCATCCACGTTATAAACAGTTAAAAGAGATTATTAAATCAGGTGAGATAGGTGAAATACGTGGAATACATAGTGTATTTACGTTTAATAATGCAGAGGATATGGAAAACGTTAGATACAAACAACATATGGGCGGAGGTTCATTATACGATGTAGGATGTTATCCAATTAGTGCTGCAAGATTTATTGTAGAAAATGAACCTGAAGCGGTAACAACCCATGCCTTTTTCTCCTCACAACATGATCAAGTAGATATGATGGCATCTGGATTGATTGAATTCCCGAATCAAATCTCATTAACTTTTGACTGCGGGATGTGGGCAGAATTTAGAAACAGTATAGAGATTGTAGGTTCTGATGGGAAAATTGAAGTGCCAAGTGCATTTATTACAATGGATGGAAAGAATTATCTTACGGTTACAAAACAAGGTGATTCGAAAGTAATTGAGGTACCTGATGTAAATCAATATACGTTGCAAGTAGATCATTTTGCACAAAGTGTATTTCAAAATCAACCTTTACCATTTCCATCTAAGGATGCGTATTATAATATGAAGGTGGTTTCAGCTTGCATTGAATCTGCCAAAGCAAGAAAAAGGATTGAATTAGTCTAA
- a CDS encoding S-layer homology domain-containing protein encodes MNKKILTGLSVIFMFIFVVAGSVFAFSDLPEGTDKNMIMELKRNGVVSGMDENNFAPNGKLTYAQGIALIVKGLDLNLAHMTFIKQPLASDYFTNISDDSWYDDYFVKAYLNGVDIEKDVNPNKKMTKEQFAHALFQAMDAKGDYSFIEIFLTISDGDKIDSKYMDSIQKILLSEVASLDQTNKFHPSQLVKRIDASVMIYKAIKFVENNHSEDEPPFEIPAPIPDEEVTFKVEKMNEEVSKVTLSWGEKPNSGYSIEITSVDFINKEAVIHYQLHYPVEGMMYAMVITEPKAETYISNSLTPSIQQLKQ; translated from the coding sequence TTGAACAAAAAAATATTAACAGGGTTATCCGTCATTTTCATGTTTATTTTTGTGGTTGCTGGATCAGTTTTTGCATTTAGTGACTTACCTGAGGGAACAGACAAAAACATGATTATGGAATTAAAGCGAAATGGAGTTGTAAGTGGAATGGACGAAAATAATTTCGCTCCAAATGGAAAACTTACCTATGCTCAAGGTATTGCCTTAATCGTTAAAGGGTTAGATTTGAATTTAGCCCATATGACCTTTATCAAGCAGCCTTTAGCAAGTGACTATTTTACAAACATATCAGATGATTCCTGGTATGATGATTATTTTGTAAAAGCCTACTTAAATGGTGTAGATATAGAAAAGGATGTTAATCCAAACAAGAAGATGACGAAAGAACAGTTTGCACATGCCTTATTTCAAGCGATGGATGCAAAAGGAGATTATAGTTTTATCGAGATATTCTTAACGATTTCAGATGGTGATAAGATTGATTCAAAATATATGGATAGCATTCAAAAAATATTACTTTCAGAAGTTGCTTCTTTAGATCAAACAAACAAATTCCATCCGTCACAACTTGTCAAAAGAATTGATGCTTCAGTGATGATATATAAAGCAATAAAATTCGTAGAAAATAATCATTCAGAGGATGAACCGCCTTTTGAAATACCTGCACCCATCCCGGATGAAGAAGTGACCTTTAAAGTTGAGAAAATGAATGAGGAAGTGAGCAAAGTCACTTTATCATGGGGAGAAAAACCAAATTCAGGCTACTCCATAGAAATTACATCGGTCGATTTTATCAATAAAGAAGCTGTAATTCATTATCAACTTCATTATCCTGTTGAAGGTATGATGTATGCTATGGTGATTACTGAACCTAAAGCAGAAACTTATATTTCTAATTCATTAACACCTAGTATTCAACAATTAAAACAATAA
- a CDS encoding alpha/beta hydrolase family protein: MSIPFQIKIEENRVLRGNVYLSKNLSKGTLIICHGFKGFKDWGMFSYIGGALSDDLDVVTFNFSHNGVGENLLDFTELDKFAQNTYARELEDLDILVDVVQNQNLPIDVEINTSQLYLLGHSRGAGVCLIYSFDHPEVVQGVVSWNGITNVDLFTREQKEEMKQKGRSSVYNARTKQQMPLNVEILEDMEKNKEKYNILKRVESTQTPIVLIQGTKDHDRLIRGSKQLVEKNDTIDLIQISEGNHTFNSVHPFQGTTKPLEQAIVETKKFINHIIK; encoded by the coding sequence ATGTCCATCCCATTTCAAATTAAAATCGAAGAAAATAGGGTGTTAAGAGGGAATGTTTATCTCTCTAAAAACCTTTCTAAAGGTACTCTCATTATTTGCCATGGTTTTAAAGGTTTTAAAGATTGGGGCATGTTTTCATATATTGGAGGGGCATTATCAGATGATTTGGATGTAGTCACATTCAATTTCTCGCACAATGGCGTTGGTGAGAATCTACTTGATTTTACGGAGTTGGATAAATTTGCACAAAATACATATGCAAGAGAGTTAGAGGATTTAGATATTTTAGTGGATGTTGTTCAAAATCAAAATCTCCCGATTGATGTAGAGATAAATACATCTCAGCTTTACTTACTAGGCCACAGTAGAGGGGCAGGAGTATGTTTGATATATAGCTTTGATCATCCTGAAGTAGTTCAAGGAGTAGTCAGCTGGAATGGAATTACAAACGTAGATTTATTCACCAGAGAGCAGAAAGAGGAAATGAAACAAAAGGGAAGGTCTTCTGTATATAATGCGCGTACAAAACAGCAAATGCCTTTAAATGTGGAGATATTGGAGGATATGGAAAAGAATAAAGAAAAGTATAATATTCTTAAAAGAGTAGAATCTACTCAAACTCCTATCGTTCTTATTCAAGGAACAAAGGATCATGATCGATTAATTAGAGGGTCTAAACAGCTAGTTGAAAAAAATGATACTATTGATTTGATTCAAATTTCAGAAGGCAATCATACGTTTAACTCTGTGCATCCATTTCAAGGAACAACTAAACCATTGGAGCAAGCTATAGTAGAAACGAAAAAATTTATTAATCACATCATAAAGTAG
- a CDS encoding DUF4083 domain-containing protein — protein sequence MMLTASASVNVGFLTFLPLLFYLLIILFVVSFVLFIRRLLINSSTKVTHNAEISKKLDRVIELLEKQEKN from the coding sequence ATGATGTTAACTGCTTCAGCATCAGTAAATGTAGGTTTTTTAACATTTTTACCTTTACTATTTTATTTACTAATCATCCTATTTGTAGTTTCTTTTGTTCTTTTTATTCGAAGACTGCTTATTAACTCATCAACCAAAGTCACACATAATGCTGAAATTAGCAAGAAACTTGATAGAGTAATTGAATTACTTGAAAAACAGGAGAAAAACTGA
- a CDS encoding MarR family winged helix-turn-helix transcriptional regulator translates to MDEQLKIENQLCFSIYALSKEFTKLYNLFLKDMDVTYPQYLVLLVLWEQNELTVKQLGEHLLLDSGTLTPLLKRMEEADIVKRERSKDDERKVLVSLTSKGLDLREKAEKIPVCLAEKIGLSPKEFQKKLDENRDLLSKILEAAES, encoded by the coding sequence ATGGATGAACAATTAAAGATAGAAAATCAATTATGTTTTTCTATCTATGCATTGTCTAAGGAATTTACAAAATTGTATAATTTATTTTTAAAGGATATGGATGTAACATACCCTCAATATTTAGTATTGCTTGTTTTATGGGAACAAAACGAACTGACAGTAAAACAGCTAGGGGAACATCTTTTATTAGATTCAGGAACTTTAACCCCACTGTTAAAGAGAATGGAAGAGGCTGATATTGTAAAACGTGAACGTTCTAAAGATGATGAACGAAAAGTGCTGGTAAGTTTAACATCAAAAGGCTTGGATTTGAGAGAAAAAGCAGAAAAAATACCAGTTTGTTTGGCGGAGAAAATTGGACTTTCTCCAAAAGAATTTCAAAAAAAACTAGATGAAAATCGTGATTTATTAAGTAAAATTTTAGAAGCAGCTGAGTCGTAA
- a CDS encoding phosphatidylglycerophosphatase A, which yields MKRQVHSKEVRAAVFEKLNQRGVKIEDIAFIVYEMQSAYHEDLHMDDCIESVEAVLEKREVQHAVLVGIEIDVLCEKGMLSEPLQSLIETDEGLFGCDETLAIGSVYAYGSIALTTFGHLDKNKIGIIKKLDTKRNNGIHTFLDDLVASIAASASSRLAHRYRDEEEQQAES from the coding sequence ATGAAAAGACAAGTACACAGTAAAGAAGTTCGAGCTGCAGTTTTTGAAAAACTGAATCAGCGTGGAGTTAAAATAGAGGATATCGCTTTTATTGTATATGAGATGCAGTCAGCTTATCATGAGGATTTGCATATGGACGATTGCATAGAAAGTGTCGAGGCCGTATTAGAGAAAAGAGAAGTTCAACATGCCGTTTTGGTTGGGATTGAGATTGATGTTTTATGTGAAAAAGGGATGTTATCTGAACCACTGCAGTCACTTATTGAAACAGACGAGGGTTTATTTGGTTGTGATGAAACGTTAGCGATTGGTTCAGTGTATGCATATGGCAGTATTGCATTAACAACATTTGGACATTTAGACAAAAATAAAATAGGAATTATTAAAAAGCTAGATACGAAAAGAAACAATGGTATCCATACTTTTTTAGATGATTTAGTGGCTAGTATTGCCGCATCAGCATCTAGTCGACTTGCTCATCGATATCGTGATGAGGAAGAGCAACAAGCTGAATCATAA
- a CDS encoding adenylate kinase: MSSYFSFKGPILKKHSHYISHRYGEARFAFAELMKRYAHELFGEPTEKDHDLYQWFGQAMRERDPNIWIRMCFDRIDRLRPHVQFDHIIITDLRMPNEFKALKDHGYMILRVNASEDLRIKRMKEAGDMEVDDSKLKDILNHDTEKYVDTFAVDYDVYNTGSIDSLHKQIDRIMKC; the protein is encoded by the coding sequence TTGTCCTCTTACTTTTCTTTTAAAGGTCCCATACTAAAAAAACATTCTCATTACATTTCTCACAGATACGGAGAAGCACGATTTGCTTTCGCTGAGTTAATGAAACGTTATGCCCACGAGTTATTCGGTGAACCTACAGAAAAGGACCACGATTTATACCAGTGGTTCGGACAAGCGATGAGAGAGCGTGATCCTAACATATGGATTCGAATGTGTTTCGATAGAATCGACCGATTAAGACCTCATGTACAATTTGATCATATTATTATCACGGATCTACGAATGCCTAACGAATTCAAGGCGTTGAAGGATCACGGCTATATGATTTTACGAGTCAATGCTTCGGAAGATCTTCGTATCAAACGGATGAAAGAGGCTGGTGATATGGAAGTTGACGATAGCAAACTTAAAGATATTCTCAATCACGATACCGAGAAGTACGTCGATACGTTTGCTGTTGATTATGACGTATATAACACGGGTTCGATTGATAGCTTACACAAACAAATTGATAGGATTATGAAATGTTAG